A stretch of the Filimonas lacunae genome encodes the following:
- the treZ gene encoding malto-oligosyltrehalose trehalohydrolase encodes MKHQPQTFHPIPGVYMQPDGQATVTVWGPLLESVEMVGSPEMPMQVPLQKKEYGYWQGQTVLPPGQRYKFRLNGKEAFPDPASLSQPEGVHGYSEVLDRSFLWTDEGWTGIAQEELILYELHTGTFSDTHDFEGVAERLPYLKKLGITAIEIMPVNHFPGSRNWGYDGVYTYAVHGAYGGLHGLKRLVNAAHNEGIAVILDVVYNHLGPDGNYLAEYGPYFTSRYKTPWGKALNFDDAWCDGVRNYFVQNVLLWLEECRIDGLRLDAVHAMWDYSAHHIMQQISEAVQALEDATGRKKILIAEIDLNNPRYISSVSAGGYGLQAQWADEFHHALHSILTGETNGYYEDFGQMYHLEKSFRDTYVYDGGYSAHRKRMFGASAQHLPYSKFVVFSQNHDQVGNRLLGDRLSATLSPAQLQLAAAAVLLSPHIPLLFMGEEYGEKNPFLFFVAHEKEDLVEVVRKSRREEFAYFQFEGDFPDPQSEQVFLSCVLGHDCKKEPVARQMFEWYQQLISLRKTRPAFNNFERTAVNVWPVDEVERVLLVERNGHNDSVLIAFNFSDAGRPLPALCHGLDYILTSAQQSDYAANRLSPFSVSVFEKKNT; translated from the coding sequence ATGAAGCATCAACCGCAAACATTTCATCCCATCCCGGGCGTGTATATGCAGCCGGATGGCCAGGCTACTGTAACGGTGTGGGGGCCTTTGCTGGAATCGGTAGAAATGGTGGGCAGCCCCGAAATGCCTATGCAAGTGCCATTACAAAAGAAAGAATATGGCTATTGGCAGGGGCAAACCGTGTTACCGCCAGGCCAGCGGTACAAGTTCCGGCTCAATGGCAAAGAAGCTTTTCCCGATCCTGCTTCGCTTTCACAGCCGGAAGGGGTACACGGTTATTCGGAAGTGCTGGACCGTTCCTTTTTATGGACAGATGAGGGCTGGACAGGAATAGCACAGGAAGAGCTGATCCTATACGAACTGCACACAGGAACATTTTCTGATACACATGACTTTGAAGGCGTAGCGGAGCGACTGCCTTATTTGAAAAAGCTGGGCATCACTGCTATTGAAATAATGCCGGTGAATCATTTTCCCGGCAGCAGAAACTGGGGGTATGACGGTGTATATACTTATGCGGTGCATGGCGCTTATGGTGGCTTGCATGGTTTAAAGCGGCTGGTGAATGCGGCGCATAATGAAGGTATAGCCGTAATACTGGATGTGGTTTATAATCACCTGGGCCCCGATGGTAATTACCTGGCAGAATATGGCCCCTATTTTACCAGCCGGTATAAAACGCCCTGGGGCAAGGCGTTGAATTTTGATGATGCCTGGTGCGATGGGGTGCGTAATTATTTTGTACAAAATGTGCTGTTGTGGCTGGAGGAATGCAGAATAGATGGTTTGCGTTTGGATGCTGTGCATGCCATGTGGGATTATAGTGCGCATCATATTATGCAACAGATCAGCGAAGCGGTGCAGGCACTGGAAGATGCCACGGGAAGAAAGAAAATATTAATAGCAGAAATAGACTTAAATAATCCCCGCTATATCTCATCGGTTAGTGCAGGTGGTTATGGTTTGCAGGCACAGTGGGCCGATGAATTTCATCATGCGTTACACAGCATATTAACTGGTGAAACCAACGGGTATTATGAAGATTTTGGACAGATGTATCACCTGGAAAAAAGCTTTCGCGACACCTATGTATATGACGGCGGTTATTCTGCACACCGCAAACGTATGTTCGGCGCTTCTGCACAACATTTGCCTTATTCTAAGTTTGTTGTGTTTTCGCAAAACCACGACCAGGTAGGTAACCGCCTGCTGGGCGACAGGCTTTCGGCTACACTATCACCGGCACAGCTGCAACTGGCAGCCGCAGCCGTATTGTTATCTCCGCATATTCCCTTGTTGTTTATGGGCGAAGAATATGGAGAGAAAAATCCTTTCCTGTTTTTTGTAGCACATGAAAAAGAAGACCTGGTGGAGGTAGTGCGTAAAAGCCGCCGGGAAGAGTTTGCTTACTTTCAGTTTGAAGGCGACTTTCCCGATCCGCAATCGGAGCAGGTGTTCTTATCCTGTGTGTTGGGGCATGATTGTAAAAAAGAGCCGGTGGCCCGGCAAATGTTCGAGTGGTATCAACAATTAATCTCCTTACGCAAAACACGGCCTGCCTTCAACAACTTTGAGCGTACAGCTGTAAACGTGTGGCCGGTGGATGAAGTGGAGCGTGTACTGCTGGTGGAACGCAATGGACATAATGATTCAGTATTGATAGCTTTTAATTTTAGCGATGCTGGGCGGCCCTTACCGGCTTTATGTCACGGATTGGATTATATACTTACTTCTGCACAGCAAAGTGATTATGCTGCTAACCGTTTATCACCTTTCTCCGTATCCGTATTTGAAAAGAAAAACACCTGA
- a CDS encoding SusC/RagA family TonB-linked outer membrane protein: MRKDSNAGLAVVRAYHKGLRYAFTAMLPLLLLCPQVWAQQKKITGIVTNEKGEPLAGVPVQVKGVATGVNTNNAGNFTLNAAATDVLVITYIGYETLERLVGDASMVTIKLTPVAKDLDQVIVVGYGTQKKKDVTGSVVSVNETALREVPSANLQGALQGRAAGLEVQKVGTKPGAGAVIRIRGERSINGSNDPLLVLDGIPFEGGNLNDINPDDVSSVEILKDASATAIYGSRGSNGVILVSTKRGRTGEARVSYNGYYGITSVRTRYKLFNAQEYRAMRDMSTYASGYMPEELESIAKGRETDWQSLMYQNGYTTDHNMSVSGGANGSAWSLGGGYYKETTVLPGQDFKRYSLRATIDAKVGKRIKVGLNTLNTVSITNGSQFNDPMFPILSLSPLMPAYDSAGNIIKSPTGNTDDRATQYSPLLLKTNNNNWIDKIRRLRTFNSLFVEYQIIDGLKYRLNVGLDYRLQENDQFKSSDDTLGRPSYFRPKQGNTASVNNAEGWGYTIENVLTYEKTFAKKHRISFTGLYSVQEDHTHNTYVSKDSIDENFIQFYNLGQANASNAVKPVVSGGESSFALISYMGRINYAFDNRFLLTLTGRIDGSSRLAPGHKYHSYPAMSAGWIISNESFMKQFTWLSNLKLRAGYGQTSNQSINPYSSLGQVSTYNLIGNQGSTGSVIKYNYGPTVVSGYNVTTLPNSNLDWEYTKTTNLGLDFGLLNNRITGTVDWYHAHTYKILYGITLPATSGITAQYLTNIGEMQNKGLEISVSSVNISSRKGFTWSTDLNIFLNRNKLLKLTDNFTQNIASQLFIGQPLSAIYDYTKLGVWQISEAAEAAKYNSQPGDVKLKDISGPNGKPDGVVEANYDRSVIGSSQAKWQGGITNRFTYKGFDFSFVVYARFGGLLVSQVHQSLSSYLVNLNGIRSGIKVNYWTPDNPTNDFPTPAGLNRSRGVSTDWTTLGYYDASFVKLRSINLGYTFSAPGLKKIGAQSLRVYLTAQNPLVLYSPYMRMGGVDPEATGTGTQGVQDPGNLSSRALTIGATTPPTKTFMIGANLTF; this comes from the coding sequence ATGAGAAAGGATTCCAATGCAGGCCTCGCTGTTGTGCGGGCCTATCATAAGGGATTACGGTACGCTTTTACAGCTATGTTACCGTTACTGCTGCTTTGCCCGCAGGTATGGGCCCAGCAAAAGAAAATTACAGGTATAGTTACCAACGAAAAAGGCGAGCCGCTGGCGGGTGTTCCCGTGCAGGTAAAGGGCGTTGCAACAGGCGTTAACACTAATAACGCCGGCAACTTTACCCTCAACGCTGCTGCTACAGACGTGCTGGTGATTACTTATATAGGTTACGAAACCCTGGAACGGCTGGTAGGGGATGCCAGCATGGTTACTATTAAACTAACCCCGGTAGCAAAAGATCTTGACCAGGTTATTGTGGTGGGATATGGTACACAAAAGAAAAAAGATGTAACCGGTTCGGTAGTGTCGGTAAACGAAACAGCACTGCGCGAGGTGCCCAGCGCCAACCTGCAGGGGGCATTACAGGGGCGTGCAGCCGGTTTAGAGGTGCAAAAGGTGGGCACCAAACCCGGCGCCGGCGCTGTAATACGCATCAGGGGTGAGCGTTCCATTAATGGTTCTAACGATCCGTTGCTGGTGCTGGATGGTATTCCGTTTGAAGGTGGCAACCTCAATGATATTAACCCCGATGATGTATCATCGGTAGAAATATTGAAAGATGCCAGCGCCACGGCTATTTATGGTTCGCGCGGTTCTAACGGGGTAATACTGGTATCTACCAAGCGCGGCAGAACAGGAGAAGCGCGTGTATCCTACAATGGTTACTATGGTATTACTTCGGTACGAACACGTTACAAATTATTCAATGCACAGGAATACCGTGCCATGCGCGATATGAGCACCTACGCTTCGGGCTATATGCCGGAAGAGCTGGAGTCTATTGCCAAGGGCCGCGAAACCGATTGGCAAAGCCTGATGTATCAGAATGGATATACTACCGATCATAACATGTCGGTATCCGGTGGCGCTAATGGAAGTGCCTGGTCGTTGGGTGGTGGTTATTACAAAGAAACTACCGTGTTGCCGGGGCAGGACTTCAAGCGTTATTCACTCAGGGCTACCATTGATGCCAAGGTGGGCAAAAGAATAAAAGTAGGTTTAAACACTTTAAACACGGTGTCTATTACTAACGGCTCGCAGTTTAACGATCCTATGTTTCCTATCTTATCATTAAGCCCGCTGATGCCGGCTTATGACAGTGCAGGTAATATTATTAAATCTCCCACCGGTAACACCGATGACCGTGCTACACAATACAGCCCGCTGTTGTTAAAAACAAACAATAACAACTGGATTGATAAAATTCGCCGGTTAAGAACCTTTAACTCGCTGTTTGTAGAATACCAGATTATAGATGGTTTAAAGTATCGCCTGAATGTAGGGTTGGATTATCGCCTGCAGGAGAACGACCAGTTTAAAAGCTCGGACGATACATTGGGACGCCCCAGTTATTTCCGTCCCAAGCAGGGTAACACAGCCAGTGTAAACAATGCAGAAGGTTGGGGATATACAATTGAAAACGTGTTAACGTATGAGAAAACCTTTGCTAAAAAGCACCGGATAAGCTTTACCGGGTTGTACAGTGTACAGGAAGATCATACACACAACACTTATGTAAGTAAAGATTCTATTGACGAAAACTTTATCCAGTTCTATAACCTGGGGCAGGCCAATGCCTCCAATGCCGTGAAGCCGGTAGTAAGCGGTGGAGAAAGTTCTTTTGCACTGATCAGTTACATGGGCCGTATTAACTATGCTTTTGATAACCGCTTTCTGTTAACCCTTACAGGCAGGATAGATGGCTCGTCGCGCCTGGCACCGGGACATAAGTATCACTCTTACCCCGCTATGAGTGCAGGCTGGATCATCAGCAATGAATCGTTTATGAAACAATTTACCTGGTTGAGCAATCTGAAATTGCGGGCAGGTTACGGGCAAACCTCTAACCAGAGCATCAACCCCTATTCTTCATTGGGTCAGGTATCTACCTATAACCTCATTGGGAACCAGGGCAGCACCGGTAGTGTTATTAAATACAATTATGGTCCTACCGTGGTGTCGGGGTATAATGTTACCACCCTGCCTAACTCCAATCTGGACTGGGAATATACCAAAACCACCAACCTGGGGTTGGACTTTGGTTTGCTGAATAACCGCATTACGGGTACTGTAGATTGGTACCATGCACATACCTATAAAATTTTATATGGTATTACCTTACCTGCTACTTCAGGTATTACTGCACAGTACCTTACCAATATTGGCGAAATGCAGAACAAGGGACTGGAAATTTCTGTATCCAGCGTGAACATCTCTTCCAGGAAAGGATTTACCTGGAGCACTGATTTGAACATATTCCTGAACCGCAACAAGCTGTTAAAGCTTACCGACAACTTTACACAAAACATAGCCAGTCAGTTGTTTATTGGTCAGCCGCTGAGCGCGATATATGATTATACCAAGCTGGGGGTATGGCAAATTAGTGAAGCTGCGGAAGCCGCTAAATATAATAGCCAGCCAGGTGATGTGAAGCTGAAAGACATCAGTGGCCCCAATGGTAAACCCGATGGGGTGGTGGAAGCCAACTACGACCGTAGCGTAATAGGCAGCTCACAGGCCAAATGGCAAGGTGGTATCACCAACCGTTTCACCTATAAAGGTTTTGATTTCTCTTTTGTAGTGTATGCGCGTTTTGGTGGTTTACTGGTTAGCCAGGTGCATCAGTCGTTATCTTCTTACCTGGTAAACTTAAACGGTATAAGAAGCGGTATTAAAGTAAACTACTGGACGCCTGATAACCCCACTAACGATTTTCCTACACCTGCCGGTTTAAACAGAAGCCGTGGTGTAAGCACTGACTGGACCACTTTAGGATATTATGATGCCAGCTTTGTAAAGCTGAGAAGTATTAACCTGGGATATACTTTTTCTGCTCCCGGCCTGAAGAAGATAGGGGCGCAAAGCCTGCGGGTATACCTGACGGCGCAAAACCCGCTGGTGTTGTATTCGCCTTATATGAGGATGGGTGGTGTTGATCCGGAAGCTACCGGTACCGGTACACAAGGTGTGCAGGACCCGGGTAACCTTTCCAGCCGTGCGTTAACTATCGGTGCCACTACACCACCTACCAAAACCTTTATGATAGGTGCCAACTTAACTTTCTAA
- a CDS encoding RagB/SusD family nutrient uptake outer membrane protein encodes MKLNNIIQASLIAATLLAGGCQKKLEEKPYTVFTVDYFKTPSGLQNAVYALYSGMRFDYGPIGAVLIANSGTDEWTYGDQVTGGSELELGTYPLTSSNGHILTPWNRNFSNINLANAVIQFAPVVTLNAAVKTRLVAEAHFLRGLYYFLLVQQFGAVPLDLGMGELAFNQNPYQGFNRLPTAELFVKNYQTIIDDFTFASENLPDQRPAAAFYLSKAAALHMLTKAYIFRGYSAAKQSTDFGNAWTTAKKLLDNQATYGVSLLTNYADVHKEGNDYNAEILYSVERIPGDPIDNEVASPGSDFANKANISNNLFNCNYQNNVAIPANSGKYPVDRVIQYGRPLRQLCPNPYIYEVAFLDKVFDSRYDNTFRTVWLATNTNVAGINVGDTAYFIAPNQKYADSLTLLGTKKYRIIAPSEFYLPSRPAIQMFPNLKKYDDNKRGTANDVSGRPFVVSKLSEVYLLAAEAAIQEGRKGDALPLILTLRKRAAYRSGLDSATISNRQKIMAKINKGTVAAPVWVDLTTDDMTLDFIMDERTRELCGESVRWPDLACRNLLYDRVKKYNTAATNKVRVLDVLRPIPQTQLDAMNDPDKAKYQNTGY; translated from the coding sequence ATGAAACTCAATAATATTATCCAGGCTTCCCTTATTGCTGCCACGTTGCTGGCAGGCGGTTGCCAGAAGAAGCTGGAGGAAAAGCCTTATACAGTGTTTACTGTTGATTATTTTAAAACGCCATCAGGTTTGCAAAACGCGGTGTATGCCTTGTATTCGGGAATGCGTTTTGACTATGGCCCTATTGGTGCCGTGTTGATTGCCAACTCCGGTACCGATGAATGGACCTATGGCGACCAGGTGACCGGTGGTTCGGAACTGGAGTTAGGCACCTATCCGCTCACTTCATCCAACGGGCATATATTAACTCCCTGGAACCGTAACTTCTCTAACATCAACCTGGCCAATGCGGTGATTCAGTTTGCACCTGTTGTAACGCTGAATGCAGCTGTAAAAACCAGGCTGGTAGCAGAAGCACATTTTTTAAGAGGGTTGTATTACTTTTTACTGGTGCAGCAGTTTGGTGCAGTGCCGCTGGATTTAGGTATGGGTGAACTGGCATTTAATCAAAACCCTTACCAGGGATTTAATCGCCTGCCTACGGCTGAGCTGTTTGTAAAAAACTATCAAACCATTATTGATGATTTTACTTTCGCCAGCGAAAACCTGCCCGATCAGCGCCCGGCAGCCGCTTTTTATCTCTCTAAAGCAGCGGCATTGCATATGTTGACGAAGGCTTATATCTTTAGAGGTTATTCTGCTGCCAAACAATCTACCGATTTTGGCAATGCCTGGACCACTGCCAAAAAGCTGCTGGACAATCAGGCTACTTATGGAGTAAGCCTGTTAACCAACTATGCCGATGTGCATAAGGAAGGGAATGATTACAACGCCGAAATATTGTATTCTGTAGAACGCATTCCCGGTGACCCTATAGATAATGAGGTGGCCAGCCCTGGTAGTGATTTTGCCAATAAGGCGAATATCTCTAACAACTTGTTTAACTGTAACTATCAGAACAATGTGGCCATACCTGCTAATTCAGGTAAGTATCCGGTAGACAGGGTAATACAGTATGGCCGTCCTTTACGTCAGCTGTGTCCTAACCCTTATATCTACGAGGTCGCTTTTTTAGATAAGGTGTTTGATAGTCGTTACGATAATACCTTTCGTACTGTATGGTTAGCTACCAATACCAATGTAGCGGGTATTAATGTAGGTGATACTGCTTACTTCATAGCACCTAACCAGAAATATGCAGATTCATTAACCTTGCTGGGAACCAAAAAATACCGCATTATAGCACCCAGTGAATTTTATCTGCCATCCCGTCCGGCCATCCAGATGTTTCCTAACCTGAAAAAGTACGATGATAACAAACGTGGTACCGCTAACGATGTATCGGGAAGGCCATTTGTAGTAAGTAAGTTATCGGAAGTATACCTGCTGGCGGCAGAAGCTGCCATACAGGAGGGCCGCAAAGGTGATGCCTTGCCGCTGATACTGACCTTACGAAAACGTGCCGCTTACCGCAGCGGGTTAGACTCTGCAACTATTTCCAATCGCCAGAAAATAATGGCTAAAATTAATAAAGGCACTGTGGCGGCGCCTGTGTGGGTGGATTTAACAACAGATGATATGACGCTTGATTTTATCATGGATGAAAGAACGCGCGAGCTGTGTGGTGAAAGCGTGCGCTGGCCCGATCTGGCCTGCCGTAACCTGTTGTACGACCGGGTGAAGAAGTATAATACAGCTGCCACCAATAAGGTGCGTGTGCTGGATGTGTTACGCCCGATACCGCAAACACAGCTGGATGCCATGAACGATCCGGATAAGGCTAAATACCAGAACACCGGTTATTAA
- a CDS encoding endo-1,4-beta-xylanase: MKHSLLHIITGAAMLVSCASCTRMKDTGTLNTTSYSDTTATLKAATEITMGVAVDYTPMTADSRYAAVVKRDFDGVTFGYHMKHGAIVQDNGTLNFSRADDMVAASSGLIVFGHTLGWHSNQNATYLKKYAGIVVPAAAELLPANAGFESGLTGWSVFNTGNPSGTSTITTTTVSNEVHGGTTAMKVVNPTAYPGSQWRVQVSSASFPTTTGKKYTASYFVKAANAGGSIRLSLGQAPQSGSQYQGDQPIGTAWQQISFDFVAGTPNNTFLFDMGQAANTYYIDDASVKEFVAASDTATIVKKLDTALNTFITGTVTHFKSTVKAWDVVNEVVSPTGFLRTTGNSSDVLDKSASDVFFWTDFLGRDFAYKAFKYAEAADPAALLFINDYALESSSVKLDSLLLLVKELKARGAKVDGIGTQMHIAWNTTYNGIDAMMQKLAASGLLIRISELDVKANPLSRPGFVLTSVMSSYQADMYKYVIQSYKKYIPKAQQYGITIWGVTDNTSWLYKNGLEYPLLYNADYSKKPAYGGVLQGLQAQ; this comes from the coding sequence ATGAAACATAGCTTATTACATATAATTACCGGGGCAGCCATGCTTGTGTCATGTGCTTCGTGTACCAGGATGAAGGATACGGGTACGTTAAATACTACCTCTTATAGTGATACCACTGCTACGCTGAAAGCTGCTACAGAGATTACTATGGGGGTAGCAGTTGATTACACGCCCATGACTGCCGACAGCAGGTATGCGGCGGTAGTGAAGCGTGATTTTGATGGCGTAACGTTTGGCTATCATATGAAGCACGGCGCTATTGTGCAGGATAACGGCACGTTGAACTTTTCCAGGGCAGATGATATGGTAGCTGCCAGTTCGGGTCTTATCGTATTTGGTCACACATTGGGCTGGCATTCTAACCAGAATGCTACCTATCTGAAAAAATATGCGGGTATTGTGGTACCTGCGGCGGCAGAATTATTACCTGCTAATGCAGGCTTTGAATCGGGGCTTACAGGCTGGTCGGTATTTAATACCGGCAATCCTTCGGGCACATCTACCATTACCACTACTACTGTATCGAATGAAGTGCATGGTGGTACTACTGCTATGAAGGTGGTGAATCCTACAGCATATCCCGGCAGCCAGTGGCGTGTGCAGGTGTCCAGTGCTTCTTTTCCTACTACCACGGGTAAAAAATATACGGCGTCGTATTTTGTAAAGGCAGCGAATGCAGGTGGCTCTATCCGTTTGTCGTTAGGACAGGCGCCGCAATCCGGCTCGCAATACCAGGGCGATCAACCTATCGGTACTGCGTGGCAGCAGATTTCATTTGACTTTGTTGCAGGTACACCTAACAATACTTTCCTGTTTGATATGGGGCAGGCGGCCAATACCTATTACATTGATGATGCCAGTGTGAAAGAATTTGTGGCGGCCAGCGATACGGCCACTATTGTTAAAAAGCTGGATACGGCTTTAAACACGTTTATTACCGGTACGGTTACACATTTTAAAAGCACCGTAAAAGCCTGGGATGTAGTGAATGAAGTGGTAAGCCCTACCGGATTTTTACGTACTACCGGCAACAGTTCGGATGTGTTGGATAAAAGCGCCAGTGATGTATTCTTCTGGACAGATTTCCTGGGTCGTGATTTTGCCTACAAAGCATTTAAGTATGCCGAAGCGGCCGATCCTGCTGCCTTATTGTTCATTAATGATTATGCGTTGGAAAGCAGTAGTGTGAAACTGGATTCGCTGTTGTTACTGGTGAAAGAATTAAAGGCCAGGGGCGCTAAAGTAGATGGCATAGGCACACAGATGCATATAGCCTGGAATACCACGTATAATGGTATTGATGCCATGATGCAGAAACTGGCGGCTTCCGGTTTACTGATCCGTATTTCTGAACTGGATGTAAAAGCCAATCCTTTAAGCAGGCCGGGCTTTGTGTTAACTTCTGTGATGAGCAGTTATCAGGCAGATATGTATAAGTATGTAATTCAGTCATACAAAAAATACATTCCCAAGGCGCAGCAGTATGGCATTACCATATGGGGTGTTACGGATAACACCAGTTGGTTGTATAAGAACGGGCTGGAATATCCGTTGCTATATAATGCTGATTACTCTAAAAAACCGGCTTACGGTGGTGTGTTGCAAGGTTTACAGGCACAATAA
- a CDS encoding GH35 family beta-galactosidase, producing the protein MKRRYAYSLLLLWLPFCVKAQQGGMPALVKNGNEVQLQVHGKPFIILGGELGNSSSSSHAYMQKVWPRLKAMQLNTVLAPVYWELLEPEEGKFDFTLVDSLIINARKNHIKVVPLWFGTWKNSMSCYVPAWVKKDHKRFGRTLDKNGKSVEILSAFGANILEADKKAFAALLKHIKQIDAQAHTVIMVQVENEVGMLSTARETTPTANKLYQQEVPAALLAYLQQHKTELVPELQQLWKQQGYATQGNWETVFGKSDATEELFQAWYYAWFVNEVAAAGKAAYPLPMYVNAALMKSGQRPGDYPAAGPLPQVMDIWQAAAPAIDILAPDFYNPDTQYWCDLFTRRNNPLFIPEMRLDITCAAKVFYALGHYKGLGFSPFSIENANEQQATYLQNSYHLLQQLTPLITATAQKEGVLFDRKNTQQELVMGKYRITCKHDYTLGWSPGAKDSLWPVTGAIILQTAPDEFWIAGMGVVCTFANADASVVTNIESVEEGVFSNGKWIAGRRLNGDEDHQGRHIRIPGGEWSIQKVKLYNSPVSVQE; encoded by the coding sequence ATGAAGAGAAGATATGCTTACTCACTGCTGCTGTTATGGTTGCCTTTTTGTGTAAAGGCGCAACAAGGTGGTATGCCTGCATTGGTAAAAAACGGCAACGAAGTGCAGCTACAGGTACATGGAAAACCTTTTATTATACTGGGTGGAGAGCTGGGTAATTCCAGCTCTTCTTCCCATGCTTATATGCAAAAGGTATGGCCAAGGCTAAAAGCCATGCAGCTGAACACGGTACTGGCTCCTGTATACTGGGAGTTGCTGGAGCCGGAGGAAGGGAAGTTTGATTTTACACTGGTAGACAGTTTAATTATCAATGCCCGTAAAAACCATATAAAAGTGGTGCCACTTTGGTTTGGTACCTGGAAAAACAGTATGAGCTGTTATGTACCTGCCTGGGTAAAGAAAGATCACAAGCGCTTTGGCCGCACGCTGGATAAAAATGGCAAAAGCGTGGAGATATTATCGGCCTTTGGCGCAAACATACTGGAAGCGGATAAAAAAGCTTTTGCAGCTTTGTTAAAGCATATAAAGCAGATAGATGCACAGGCGCATACCGTAATTATGGTGCAGGTAGAAAATGAAGTGGGCATGTTATCTACTGCCCGCGAAACCACGCCCACCGCCAATAAGCTGTACCAGCAGGAAGTTCCTGCTGCGTTGCTCGCTTATCTGCAACAGCATAAGACAGAGCTGGTGCCAGAGTTGCAGCAGTTGTGGAAGCAGCAGGGCTATGCTACCCAAGGCAATTGGGAAACCGTATTTGGTAAAAGCGATGCTACAGAAGAATTGTTTCAGGCCTGGTATTATGCGTGGTTTGTAAACGAAGTGGCGGCTGCCGGAAAAGCAGCTTATCCTTTACCTATGTATGTAAACGCAGCGTTAATGAAAAGCGGGCAAAGACCAGGCGACTATCCCGCTGCCGGCCCTTTGCCACAGGTGATGGATATATGGCAGGCAGCTGCCCCGGCTATAGATATACTGGCCCCCGACTTTTATAATCCCGACACGCAATACTGGTGCGATTTGTTTACCCGCCGCAACAACCCGTTGTTTATCCCGGAAATGCGACTGGATATTACCTGCGCCGCCAAGGTGTTTTATGCGCTGGGCCACTATAAAGGGTTAGGTTTCTCCCCCTTCTCTATTGAAAATGCGAATGAGCAACAAGCCACTTATTTGCAAAACAGTTATCATCTGCTGCAACAATTAACGCCGCTTATCACCGCTACTGCTCAAAAGGAAGGAGTGTTGTTTGATCGTAAAAACACACAGCAGGAGCTGGTAATGGGTAAGTATCGCATTACCTGCAAGCACGATTACACCTTAGGCTGGAGCCCGGGCGCTAAAGATTCCTTATGGCCGGTTACAGGGGCTATCATACTGCAAACAGCCCCGGATGAATTCTGGATAGCAGGGATGGGGGTAGTATGCACTTTTGCTAATGCCGATGCCAGTGTGGTAACCAATATAGAAAGTGTGGAGGAAGGCGTGTTTAGCAATGGCAAATGGATAGCGGGTAGGAGGCTAAACGGCGATGAAGACCACCAGGGCCGTCATATAAGAATACCCGGAGGGGAATGGAGCATACAAAAAGTAAAATTATATAACTCGCCGGTTTCCGTACAGGAATAA